gatcttgatttcgagtttcgtaactcgagatatgatttttcttgtgactgtgatgcaagtagcttaaaagctgcgaatgtagaaataaataatctaaagttctaaatatgttaaattaagcttagtaacacctcatactcgactccggcgacggtctcgggcgtgggggcgttacaaatcatgcactttgcagtccaaattttgcagcttaccaaaaacattaatcgatttatctcacgagcattcgcacactcgcaaatctacaaaataccggttttcggcatttcggcttttcgacttttgtcgatccagactaagaaagagggtgttagttacacacctgtttgcgacgatatgctgacgagatccacacacgaactgcctacaattggattactaacacattaatctaactattcaaatacgaactacgtattaaccccttacaatattcggccaaccacacctacagatcatagtaagcttataagaaaacaataagtaactcattaacaaatttttgtcaatgtttaccacataatcataatttcactgcaagctgtcttcttgagcaacagtcactaaattatttataactggagctccgaaactccaaatcaagtgccgttaattttccctgaaaatagactcatatatcttctatccataaaattttaagaatttttggtatggccaatcaataccagatttttcttaaagtttcccgtgtttcactgtttgactaatctgataactcttcattacgaatcaaatttctcattgtacagaattcaaaatattttctcgtttattccatttgaaactagactcattaagctttaattacataatttatgcagcttctaactcatctcccacaatttatggtgattttccaaagtcacgttactgctgctatcccaagcagatttattaccaaatcactctttcacacctaacttgcatgcttgttatttaaacatgtatatcaccaatcaatcatcacatatctatgattttacttaagtataatctccatttcatcattttaaagcacaacatgctagctgatttttccctttaacatctaaggcacatgcatgctcatttgtttggctcaacttcacctatcttccatttttcatcaaaagaacatgaaacaacaaccatttccttcattttaattcatgactaaatgctcacaacacaactaaaaaccaaaatatgcttcaagagttaaggtagaatcaagaagaactcatgaacatcaagataaaagcaaactaccatgaacttaccttcaattttcttccccaagtgaccgaacattcaagagttttctcctctcctttctcttctctaactttaggatatgatgaacaaagatggacaaaactttgttcttttcacccctttttcttttaataaaatttcatatttcatctatttaattctttaatacaaaagacatgaaatgcccatcatggaatatttacctaaaccattatcatggaacatttacctaacccattatcatggaatatttacctaatccattatcatggaacatttacctaacccattatcaatttgtaccatgaattatggatatcaagtgctcatattgtctacaacaacatgatggctggccacttcatgtaaaatggaagGTTTGtaatgcaaatcctcctattttgcactcctatttatttggccacttcaatttagcctatagcattttcaaacattttcacataggttctatttcataatttcactcacaaatgacaaaatcaaagcatgaaattttgccaacattcacagaattcccgaaaattggggcgttacataaaatgttgggtaataaaataacaaaaggatgaaaaaaacaaagttttgtccatctttgttcatcatagccgaaagttagagaagagaaaggagaggagaaagctcttgagtattcggtcactaggaggaggaaaattgaaggtaagttcttggtaccttgcttttattttgaggttcatgagttcttcttgattctaccttaactcttgaagcatattttggtttttagttgtgttgtgagcatttagtcatgaattaaaatgaaggaaatggttgttgtttcatgttcttttgatgaaaaatggaagataggtgaagttgagctaaacaaatgagcatgcatgtgccttagatgctaagggaaaaatcggctaacatgttgtgctttaaaatgatgaaatggagattatacttaagtaaaatcatagatatgtgatgattgattggtgatatacatgtttaaataacatgcatgcaagttaggtgtgtgaaagagtgatttggtaataaatatgcttgggacagcagcagtaacgtgactttggaaaatcaccataaattgtgggagatgagttagaagctgagtaaattatgtaatttaagcttaatgagtctagtttcaaataaataaacgagaacatattttgaattctgtacaatgagaaatttgattcgtaaagaagagtggtcagattagtcaaacagtgaaacatgagaaactttgagaaaaatctggtattgattggctaaaccaaaaattctgaaaattttatggatagaagatatatgagtttattttcagggaaaattaacggaacttgatttggagtttcgtagctccagttataaatgatttagtgactgttgctcaggaagacagcttgcagtgaaattttgattatgtggtaaacattgacaaaaatttgttaatgagttgcttattgatttcttataagcttactatgatctgtaggtgtggttggccgaatatggtatggggttaatatgtagttcgtgtttgaatagttagattaacgtgttagtaatccaattgtaggcagttcgtgtgtggatctcgtcagcatatcgtctcaaacaggtgtgtaactaacaccctcttatagactagatcgacaaaagccgaaaagtcggtattttgagatcttgcgagtgtgccAATGTTCATgatattaatagtttgatgtatatggtaaattaaagtgataagactgcagagtgcgcgattccgtgcatttcaatgtttttgggcttaatgggccaaaaacgggataatgggccaatgggcccaagtTGGTAaaaaaacgcggtaagtgtttttgatcgtacgtaaatggctatgttatgtatgaaaaccttaagaatagtgaaattacttgaacacccttatgtatgcaaaattaccgttatacccctagggttatttttttctgaaaagcatgatgttctgtttctgtatacgtatgccatgacatattatttctgttgcatggggacatgagTTTTTTctgaaaaactcagtgtgtagctgttgggtgggtcgagtagcctccccacatggtgtaaggctagtacgggggtgttatggatgaatctgggttgggtttctgcataaacatgtaatatctgctcgctcgctcattatgggcctatgggcttcattcgaaaACTGCTCAGGCTAAGGCTAACTTATTCGCTTCGTGGTTTGagtgatttagactatggttgggttattttacacatcgagttttctcaaactcacccttatttttcatccacgtaggtaaaccccaaccatagtgggcttggagctgtgagggaattcggagtggccacacgttctacAAATTCCTGTTTTCTTCCGGTGAATTGgacatcttttcttttatttttatgatttgggttttaagttgtaataaggccgtttaattattttttatggttttgatatgttttattaagataggtattacttatattaactgttggaattggatagctttagggcgcgttttcaaaaacagtaattgatttaaaaataacacaacaacaagcaaagcttccgcaatgaagatattttccaaaattaatcacttttcctaaaaaggacttaatcaaatcggttttctagaaatatacatgacgttaaggtgtggcaatggcggtgtgcatgtctaggattggatctgaagggagcttggtacttaagcagtccgatggactcacctcctcttttcccgtTTCCTACCTGGTACACAGCTTCCatccactttaacctataatgaaatcatcttttaaaacactaagtaagtttttctggatcaacaatataaaatgttttgaatgcttcgatgtggcatgtcggatccgaccataacgtctgggccgggtttggggtgttacaaattcccCGGCAAAACTGGGATAAAGTTGAGCCAAAAGATCAcgattcaagataaattcatggggAAGTGGGATCTCTTGAGGGTCTACTCCAGCATTTAGAAATTGGTTTATCGGTAAAGATACATGTACTTGATGCCCCGCCCAAGAAAGGGACCCAAATCTCAATAGCCTTGCTAAATGGTGACTTAACATAGATTCTACATCTTGgaaccataccaattttggggcCGCTTTGTGATAATGGAACCAACCGGCAAAAAGCATTAAGGCCGCAAAGACCAATGCACCGATTGCAATACAATAGAGTTGTAATTCACTAGTTATTCCAGATGCTCGCCAAATTTGAAAAAAACTAGAGGTTATTTGTAATCCTTGGAAACCCCCACCCACATtgccattcaagatttcttggccCACTATTGGTTGAACCACCTGGGCACTAGGTCCAATGTGAGTAGGATCGTTGAACCATGCTTCATAATTGGACAAAGGAGCACCGTGGAAATAAATGCCTCTCAGCCGAAGAAAAATGATGGAGAGTTAGCCAAAATAGGCACTAAATATTTTACAAGAGGTGTCCTCCAAATCACTAATATATGGCTATCAAAATTGTAttttctaaataataataatatctaaaaTTCTAGTTAATAATATCTTTTAGAACATATTAGATTATGTAAGGTGAgagattaaattataattttttatttttaaatgcttaaaataaaaactttttgaTACATGTAGGTTGCCCAAAAACATGCTGCAAACTGAATTAATATATCTGTGACGAAGGGCTTCCCACTTTGATTTGAACTCGTATACTCCAGGCCTATATCTACGTTCGACGCCTTAAGTCTCCTTCAAGGAAGAAAAAAAGACCTAATAGTTAGTAGATCATCTGTTTCTCTACGCCTCAAACCctctcccccccccccccaagaATTAATTTAACCATGGCCATCCTCTCTGGTTACATAGAAGATGAAGACAACAAGCAATCATCTACTTCTTCTGCTTTGTCTTTCAATGCAGTTCTAGACCCTTCAAATCCTCTAGGGTTTCTCGAATCTGCCTTCAACTTTGTGTCCGAAAACTCTGACATGTTCAACACCGATTCTGTGGAGAAGAAAATATCATCTCTTGTGAAGAACATCAAGGAAAGGACAATGAAAGAAGAGGCAGCAAAGAAAGAGCACGAGACGAAGGAAAAAGAGGAGATCAAGGAGAAGCCGAAGCCGAAGCCGAAGCTAAACCCAAACAAAGACAACGGTCTCGACATGGAGAACCATTCATGGGGACAAAACCTGCAAGAGGTTACTGTTACAATTCCTGTCCCTCTGGGGACCAAATCCAGGGACGTTATATGCGATGTAAAGAAGGATTATTTGAAGGTTGGGCTCAAGGGTCAGACTCCTATTGTTGATGGGCAGTTGTTCGAGACCGTGAAACCTAACGATTCGTACTGGAGTTTGGAGGACCAAAAGGTAATATATTTGCTAATGACCAAGTGCGACAAAACCAGTTGGTGGAAATCGTTGTTGAAGGGAGGACCGGAGATTGATACTCAAAAGGCAGAACCAGAGAAGAGCAAGTTGTCTGATTTGGACATGGAAACGAGGTCCACTGTGGAGAAGATGATGTTTGACCAAAGGCAGAAGCAGTTGGGGCTTCCCACCAATCAGGAGACAGAGAACCAGAACATGCTCAAGAAATTCATTGCTCAGAATCCAAATTTTGACATCACCAATGCTAAGATGTTTTAGATATAAAGAGCAAAGGTTTAGGATCTTTAAGGTTTAATTAGATAGTAAACAACAGTATCTTGTTAGCACCAAACTCTAATCTCAGCAATTAGTTGTTTATCCGTTTATCAGtgtttcataatataatatcaagGTTTTTCCTTAGGAACAAGGAGAGATATTCATGAATGATACTAGTATATTCCATGCAAATGCTACAACATGTTGAACCAATGCTGTCCGAGCTAAGCCCAAATTACGTTTGATCGTCTCATGCACGAAAACAGCCCAAGGCTTTTGCATAACGACACTAGAGAGCTTTGTGTTCTTCTAGATAACTGAAGCCATCTATCTGGCCCAAGGTTTTGTTGTTCTAGTTAATGTCTTTTTCTTCTTAAAGGTGTTGGAGTTGGATCGAGTCTGCTGGAGTCTCTCTGATtagtataaaaagaaaataaatttaatttttattgtttaatgttGTTATCACTTTatccttaatttttaaaattatttcttttatgaaaAAGTTGACGGGAAAATTAAAATATGAGCAATATTGATTTGACAATTTACATATtatctcaaaatttaaaaatattcataattttttttaaaaattacacatacctaaaatgaaatatacatacataatttTAAAGAATCAatgccaaaataaaataaaataaaagattaaagtgCACATTATCtcaaaacaagaaacaaaaatatTAAGAAAAAGGGCTAAAACCAtccaaattatttaattattaattttgggAACAATAATTAAATTATCTTGTGTATCCATCTTTCTCAAAGGATGTTgtaatagtaaaatttttaatgattaaaAAAGTTGTCCCGCTTGGCTGCAACATGTGAGAATTTAGcagttttttaataattttttattcataaaatttttaaagctcTCGACTTTGTTCATTGACCATAAGAGTCGTGATGTGTTAGTGATAAAAATAGGGTCCCactaaccttttctttttctttcattcaagtGAATATGTTTCTATATCATTTTGAGGGTTTTGCATAGGATTCCTTGTTCTTTCACTCCCTGTGTCTTCCCATCCATCCTCTCCCATCTCAGCCGAGTGATAATCATTGCGAATCTCTTCTCTATTAAACCATTCGGTTGTACTAGTAGTAATATAAAAGATCTCAACTTTGAAGCAGCTTTGAGTTTGAGAGATAGAATATGGCCGCACCCACTGAACACCAGAAAAAGACCCTGTACGACAAGTACCAAGAGAGTTTGACACCCCAAGAGAAGAGCAGCAAGGGGAGTTCCTCTCGCTTCTGGAGAAATAAAGATAAGAAACAGAATGGATCGGCCACAGCAGCAGCTGCCCCACCTGCAGGTTCAAACGGGGATGTTACCCCAAACAATCCCGGCGAAGGGACCTCatcagagaagaaaaaaattaaaaagacttATAAGCCTGCAGCCGCTGTGCGTGGTTTTAAGAAAGATGAGATGTCGCTTGAAATAATGCTTCTCAAAGGTGGATTTAGGGATGAACCCTTCAAGACAATCGGTGTTGTAGGGCTGCCTGGTGTTGGCAAAACAGCCCTTTGCAGGTTCATTCTCCGAAATGAGAGGGTGAAGAGTAGCTACACGCAAATGTTTTGGATAAGCTTGTGGAATGAGGCAGAGGAAACTGAGGAGGAGGTAGAGGAAACTGAGGAGGTGGTAGAGGAAATTGAGGATACACTTCCAGGggacatcatcaaattcaaatccGAAGTGCCTCATCTTCTTAGACGCCTGAGCGATCATCGGGAGAAACTAGCGGAGAACAAGTATTTAATTGTGTTAGATGATGTGGGGGAG
This window of the Gossypium arboreum isolate Shixiya-1 chromosome 12, ASM2569848v2, whole genome shotgun sequence genome carries:
- the LOC108477352 gene encoding probable disease resistance protein At4g19060; amino-acid sequence: MAAPTEHQKKTLYDKYQESLTPQEKSSKGSSSRFWRNKDKKQNGSATAAAAPPAGSNGDVTPNNPGEGTSSEKKKIKKTYKPAAAVRGFKKDEMSLEIMLLKGGFRDEPFKTIGVVGLPGVGKTALCRFILRNERVKSSYTQMFWISLWNEAEETEEEVEETEEVVEEIEDTLPGDIIKFKSEVPHLLRRLSDHREKLAENKYLIVLDDVGEAEEDGYYEELKKCLSDEHLPKQKGGAVIVTCRSEEAAKKVVGDDNLHRLQPLNDPNSCWWIYNEAVKGKKTSEDTTISNKVKEELMKRCGGLPGAARMMGEIKKDKNKANHTVSTHSTFHA
- the LOC108477716 gene encoding protein BOBBER 1-like — protein: MAILSGYIEDEDNKQSSTSSALSFNAVLDPSNPLGFLESAFNFVSENSDMFNTDSVEKKISSLVKNIKERTMKEEAAKKEHETKEKEEIKEKPKPKPKLNPNKDNGLDMENHSWGQNLQEVTVTIPVPLGTKSRDVICDVKKDYLKVGLKGQTPIVDGQLFETVKPNDSYWSLEDQKVIYLLMTKCDKTSWWKSLLKGGPEIDTQKAEPEKSKLSDLDMETRSTVEKMMFDQRQKQLGLPTNQETENQNMLKKFIAQNPNFDITNAKMF